TGTCACTTATCGGCTAGAAAACAACGGGAGTGACGGAGGGCCTGAGGCAGCGCCAGAACGTCCGCACATGCCGATGTGCGCGCCATGGCCCATGCTTCCTCCATGAAGTTCGACCGACTCTGGGAGCGCCTCTTCGAGTACGTGAACGAATGGGCGAGCGCACGGGAGGTGCCCGGTGGCATCGAGGTCACCTTCAGGACCGCACAGGGCGTGACCCGCACCGTCGAGGTCGAGCGCCAGGCGCTCGTCAACGAAGCTCTACAGGACCAGGCCGAGATCCACGAGATCCGCGCCCGCCTAGAACGCCTCACCAACCGTGAACTGGACACCCTCGTTGCGCTGATGACGGGTGCCCAAGTCCGCGACATCGCACGAGACCGCGTCGTGTCCGAGGCCACCGTGCGCACCCAGGTCAAGAACATTCTCTCGAAACTCCGCACGACCTCCCAGCTCGCCGCGGTCGGCGCCGCCTACCGCGCGAACTGGCACCCGCTCACCGACCGACTGACTCGCTTCGGCTCACAACAGAACCACTCTCAGGCCGGTTGAAGAACCGTTCCTAGCCACCACGCACAACGCCTGATGTGGATCCGGGCATTAGCGCCCCCGCTACTCCCGGCTCATCAACTCCCGTGCTGCCAGTTGTACATCTGTGCGCATCTGTACTTCTCGGCGTACTCGGCGTATCGTAGGTGCATGAGCGAGATGACCGTGACCGAGGCCCGTGCCCGGCTGGCCGACGTCGTCGACGAGGCCCGCATCCAGCACGACCCCGTCTTTCTGACTCGCCGTGGTCGTCGGATCGCCGCCGTGGTCGACGCCGACCAGCTCGACCAGCTGCTCGAGGCCGCTGAGGACCTGGCCGACATTCGAGCCGCCGCGGCTGCTCGCGCCGAGCTCGACGAGCCCGGCGCCGCTGCCATCCCGTGGGAGCAGGTCAAGGCCGACCTCGGTCTCGCGTGAGCACCGATAATGCCGACCGCACGGAGCGCTACCGGATCGAGCTGACACCGGCTGCTGCTCGCCAGCTTCGCAAGCTCGACCCGCCGGCCCAGAGGCAGGTTCAAGCTGCGATCGAGATTCTGGCCGACGCGCCGCGACCGCCTGGCGCGAAGAAGCTCGTCGGCGGCGGCGGCGAGTGGCGAGTGCGCACCGGCGTCTACCGGGTCGTCTACTCGATCCAGGACGACGTCCTCCTGGTCCTGGTCCTCGCTCTCGGCCACCGCCGTGACATCTACAAGTGACGACTTGAGCCAAGGGCGGTCGAGGAAACGCTTCGGCCGCGTCCGCGGCCAGGAGCTCATGCTCGTCCGGTCGATTCGAGCTGGACCGGCACGCCCCGCGGGATAGGCACCCTCAAGACACGCGCAGCGCCGTCATCGCACTACTGAGAGCGGTACCGGGTCCCCCAGCGCTTCAGGCGCTACTTGCCGAGCGGGCCGACCTGGCCGTGGTAGCCCAACTGGGCCGCCTTTGCCACGATCTCGTCCCAGCCCTTCCGGGCCGCGGCGATCTCGTCGGCGTGGCTCTCGCTGAAGTCCGTGATGGTCGCCATGACCTTGCCGATGTTCGCGTCGTACACGTCGCTCCGGCAGGCCGTGTCGGCCGCCAGGACCTGATCCTCTGTTGCGAGGAAACCCTTCCAGGCATCGGAGTAGGTCGACGGGTCCTGGTCCGCGGCCGGTGGTGGACCAGCCTTGTCGGCCTCGCCGGCCATGACCGCAGCCAGGTCGTCGTAGCTCGCGCCGTTCGCCTTCAGGGCGGTCAGATCAGCTGCAGCCATGCAGTCGAAGTACGCATCGAAGCTGCCGCCGAGCTTCTCGCCGGCCTCGGTCAGCGCCGTACGCCATGACTCGATCAGCTTCGCTGACCCGGCGGGGCGCGACGCGTTCTCGACCTCGGTGTCGCTGGCGGGCTTGATGCTGTCCTCACACTCCAGGACCGTCTTCGAGAACCCGGTCGGCCAACGGTCGTCAGCGTTCATCACCTTCTCCGCCTCGGCGAACGGACGGGTGGCGATCTCGTTCTCGGAGTAGATCCGGTCACCCGGCTCGGCGAACCATACCGATGGACGCAGGGCGTCGTAGGGCGAGGCGTACGGTCGCGACAACGACCAGTCCCACTCCGGATAACCCCGCTGCGCGAGGCACTCGTCCAGCGGCCCGTTACGCGTGTAGGTCTGCACCACATAGGCCGCGTCCCGCTGATCCTGGGTTCCAGCGAAGCTCTCGTAGACGCGCTGCGCCTCGGCGCGCACGTCAGCAGCTGAGTAGTTGCTGCTCGCCTCCGCATTGGTGCCGTCGGCGACCTGGGTCCCGCATCCCGCGAGTACCGTCGTCGTGAGCATGGCAGCAGCCCACGCCGCTACCCACCGGTACTTGGTCGTGTCCATGGCCATCACCCGTTCGCGTCTCGTGGATCGGAGTCGCATGATTCGGTGTGCCCGTCTTGGTACTTGGTCCTGACCCGTGCGAACTTGTCGATGCAGGTCCGGGGCCGGGCGTCGTACTCAACGCCGAGCGTGCCGGCGAAGGCCTCCTTGGCATACCACGCGAAGTTGCCGCCCGAATATGTGTCGGAGATCCGCATGCCCCATCCCTTCTGCATGTCGGTCACGGTCGCCCCGCCCCAGCCGCTCGGCTCAGTCCATACGCCGTTTCCTCCCGGGTCGGTCGACTCTTGACCGCCTGCTGGCAGGAGCGAATGACCCGGGCGTCGTAGTGCCCCGAGGTCACCTGCCAGTCGAGCATCGCGTCCATGCACCGGGTCGTGCTCATGCTGGACGTTGGTGAGCTGATCAGTTGGATGTTCCTGAACGACGCATCCCAGTACGCGTACTGGCTTCCCGGCGACACGAAGGCGTGGTCGCTTCCGCTCAACGCAGCATGTGCCGGCCCTGGCACGGCCACCTGCGCGACCAACGCCGCGACACATGCCGGAAACCCCACCGCCCAGATCAGCTTCGTCCGCATCTGTTGACGGTGCGCCTGAGGAGGAATTTCGTCAACGGCTCGTCAGAACTAGGACCGTCCCAAATGATGATTCGCGACGAGCAACGGCCAGAGAACCTGACGACACCCACACACGCTGGAGCGACCGCCTGAAGAACCGTTCCTGGCCACCACGCACAACGCCTGACGTGGATCCGGGCATCAGCGCCCCCGCTACTCCCGGCTCATCAACTCCCGTGCCTACCAGATAAACAACGGGAGTGACGGAGGGCCTGAGGCAGCGCCAGAACGTCCGCACATGCCGATGTGCGCGCCATGGCCCATGCTTCCTCCATGAAGTTCGACCGACTCTGGGAGCGCCTCTTCGAGTACGTGAACGAATGGGCGAGCGCACGGGAGGTGCCCGGTGGCATCGAGGTCACCTTCAGGACCCCACAGGGCGTGACCCGCACCGTCGAGGTCGTGGTGACCTCAGCCGAGTGGGACGACTACATCAGCACCATCTACGGGACCGGCGACCCTCGCGCCACGCCATTCAGGGAAAAGGTCCTCGCCACGCCTGACACGGCTCGCTACTTGGTCTACGACGGCACCTACGACTGGCAACCCTCCGAGGCACGCGAGTTGCCCGGAGACGACTTCAACCCTGGGCCGGGCGAGTGGGTCGTGGAGGATGCCGAGGGCAATGTCATCGACCGCTTCGGGGACTTCAACGGGGACTGACGATCTTCGGGACGCCCTCATCTGCCGCGATCCGGGCATCCGCGCCCCCGCTACTTCCGGCTCATCAACTCCCGTGCCTGCCAGTTTACGCTTGGCAGTTGTTTAGCAGTTCAGAGCGGGGTTCGAGCAAGATCAGCGAATCGCTCCCAAGGTGCAGAAACTCGGGAATGCCGGGAACCGGGCTCAGAGCGCAATCGGGAAGGGCGACAGGGCTCGGTCCGATCCCTCGGGCCGCCTCCTCCCCCGACCCGTCCGCTCATGCCCAGTGCGAGCAACCGACCTGTCCGTCGGCGGTTACTGTCCTGGGCGTGGCCTACCTCCTTCACCTCAACGGCCCGCCGGGAATCGGCAAGTCCACGATCGCCAGGCGATACACCGACGAACATCCCGGCGTGCTGAACTGCGACATCGACGTCCTGCGAACGTTCATCGGCGGGTGGTCGGCCGACTTCCTGGAGGCGGGCCGCCTCATCCGCCCGGCGGCTCTGGGAATGATCCAGGCCTACCTGTCCAGCGGCCACGATGTGGTGCTCCCCCAACTCTTGATCGACCCCGCTGAGATCGCGCTCTTCGAGGCGTGCGCCGTTCAGGCCGGCGCGCTGTTCGTCGAGCGCCTCCTGATGGAT
The genomic region above belongs to Nocardioides sp. QY071 and contains:
- a CDS encoding AAA family ATPase, which produces MAYLLHLNGPPGIGKSTIARRYTDEHPGVLNCDIDVLRTFIGGWSADFLEAGRLIRPAALGMIQAYLSSGHDVVLPQLLIDPAEIALFEACAVQAGALFVERLLMDDRERSVARFRRRGESEPGEPWHSQVRAIVAAQGGDEALRTRHSALEALTKQRPDAIVIESAEGDPGVTYQRLIASLD
- a CDS encoding type II toxin-antitoxin system RelE/ParE family toxin, which gives rise to MSTDNADRTERYRIELTPAAARQLRKLDPPAQRQVQAAIEILADAPRPPGAKKLVGGGGEWRVRTGVYRVVYSIQDDVLLVLVLALGHRRDIYK
- a CDS encoding LuxR C-terminal-related transcriptional regulator gives rise to the protein MKFDRLWERLFEYVNEWASAREVPGGIEVTFRTAQGVTRTVEVERQALVNEALQDQAEIHEIRARLERLTNRELDTLVALMTGAQVRDIARDRVVSEATVRTQVKNILSKLRTTSQLAAVGAAYRANWHPLTDRLTRFGSQQNHSQAG
- a CDS encoding type II toxin-antitoxin system Phd/YefM family antitoxin, yielding MSEMTVTEARARLADVVDEARIQHDPVFLTRRGRRIAAVVDADQLDQLLEAAEDLADIRAAAAARAELDEPGAAAIPWEQVKADLGLA